The following are encoded together in the Daucus carota subsp. sativus chromosome 5, DH1 v3.0, whole genome shotgun sequence genome:
- the LOC108222867 gene encoding uncharacterized aarF domain-containing protein kinase At5g05200, chloroplastic: MAVVISAFRGASHIRFPIFHHPQFPVSRTSGRLRKFKCGTEGLTLFARYSQTQDLFTSRLQDSIENLPKLVEDIFQTSINTGPRGAIRLAQGIQAVVGVGSEWLTDVSKATTSTSSSAGLPNQLQLGLLSPLYLRKLFERLGATYIKLGQFIASAPTLFPPEYVEEFQYCFDRAPAIPFEEIKKILREEFRGPIDGVFEYVDPTPIASASIAQVHGARLRGTREDVVIKVLKPGIEDTLVADLNFVYVVARILEFLNPELSRTSLVAIVKDIKDSMLEEVDFTKEAANIDAFRRYLESMGLTRQATAPKVYQQCSTKRVLTMERLYGVPLTDLDSIRSLVASPESSLVTALNVWFGSLLACESFHADVHAGNLWLLRDGRIGFLDFGIVGRISPNTWNAMEVFLASLASEEYESMASALVEMGATSKVVDSNAFAKDLEKIFSSIKDLDTEILVATARGPNSNATAVSANLVVDERQMNALFLDVIRVSESYGLKFPREFALLMKQLLYFDRYTRLLAPNMNMLQDERISIVSNSSRNRNSY; the protein is encoded by the exons ATGGCGGTGGTGATTTCAGCTTTCAGAGGCGCATCACATATCCGCTTTCCTATTTTTCACCATCCTCAG TTTCCTGTCTCAAGAACATCTGGTAGACTGCGAAAATTTAAATGTGGAACTGAAGGGCTTACTCTTTTTGCACGATATTCACAGACACAAGATCTCTTCACTTCTCGCCTTCAAG ATAGTATAGAGAACTTGCCAAAACTTGTGGAGGACATCTTTCAGACGTCCATTAACACAGGTCCACGTGGCGCAATTAGGCTAGCTCAAGGTATTCAAGCAGTTGTTGGAGTTGGTAGTGAGTGGCTGACAGATGTATCAAAGGCAACTACG TCAACCAGTTCATCTGCTGGATTACCTAATCAGTTGCAGCTAGGACTATTGTCTCCACTTTATTTGAGAAAATTGTTTGAACGTTTGGGTGCTACATACATCAAGTTGGGTCAG TTCATAGCATCAGCCCCGACATTGTTTCCGCCAGAATATGTAGAGGAGTTCCAGTACTGTTTCGACAGAGCTCCTGCAATTCCTTTTGAGGAGATCAAAAAAATTTTGCGCGAAGAATTTCGCGGGCCAATAGATGGTGTGTTTGAGTATGTCGATCCAACACCGATTGCTTCAGCTTCAATAGCACAG GTTCACGGTGCAAGACTTCGAGGTACTCGAGAGGATGTTGTGATAAAGGTCTTGAAACCGGGAATAGAAGATACTTTAGTGGCAGACTTGAACTTTGTGTATGTTGTTGCTCGCATTCTTGAATTCTTGAATCCTGAGCTAAGCCGTACATCACTG GTTGCTATTGTCAAAGATATAAAAGACTCGATGCTTGAAGAAGTAGACTTCACAAAGGAGGCTGCAAATATAGATGCCTTCAGGAGATATTTAGAATCCATGGGACTCACAAGGCAAGCTACAGCTCCAAAAGTGTATCAGCAATGCAGCACCAAAAGAGTGCTGACAATGGAGAGGCTATATGGTGTTCCTCTAACTGACTTAGATTCTATAAGGTCTCTCGTCGCAAGTCCCGAAAGCAGTCTTGTAACAGCCTTAAATGTTTG gTTTGGTAGTTTGCTTGCTTGTGAATCCTTCCATGCAGATGTGCATGCAGGAAACTTGTGGCTGTTGCGTGATGGGCGTATCGGCTTTTTGGACTTTG GTATAGTGGGGCGCATATCACCCAATACATGGAATGCTATGGAAGTGTTTTTGGCATCTCTAGCAAGTGAAGAGTACGAGTCAATGGCATCTGCGCTGGTAGAAATGGGCGCCACAAGCAAAGTTGTGGATTCAAATGCTTTTGCTAAAGATTTGGAGAAGATTTTTTCATCAATCAAG GATTTGGATACAGAAATTCTTGTAGCAACAGCTAGGGGACCAAATTCAAATGCAACTGCTGTCTCTGCCAATCTAGTTGTTGATGAAAGACAGATGAATGCACTATTTCTTGATGTG ATCCGGGTTAGTGAGTCATATGGACTGAAATTTCCTCGTGAGTTTGCACTTTTGATGAAACAGCTTCTCTACTTCGATCGCTACACCCGACTGCTAGCTCCAAACATGAACATGCTCCAGGATGAACGAATTTCCATCGTCTCAAATAGCAGCAGAAACAGAAACAGTTATTAA
- the LOC108222533 gene encoding transcription elongation factor TFIIS has product METERELIQLFEAVKRAADDAVADKDLEFSPAEKRCLDGLKQLQKFPVNYHLLVSTQVGKRLRHLTKHPRKKIRELASMLIGLWKDIIVEEAASDKKNGSSDKKDSEKSVETSESVKVQKGNSVKVEETCKGGTVKLERNNSSTTRKLEKVVDSETSSSAKRTKGADGVKMKNNSVVESIRVEEKVNKEVSGTGDLGKAASNGVSPPKMSSVLLCKDPLRDKIRELLSEALLKVSGEISEDQREAADAVDPYRLAVSLESVLHENWGKSNGRQKIKYRSVVFNLKDQHNPDFRRKVFLGHIKPEQVVDMTPEEMASDDRQRQNQEIKEKALFDCERGAKRQASTNQFRCSRCGKNECTYYQMQTRSADEPMTTYVTCVNCDKHWKFC; this is encoded by the exons ATGGAGACGGAGCGGGAGCTGATTCAGTTATTCGAAGCCGTGAAAAGAGCTGCCGATGATGCGGTGGCCGACAAGGATCTCGAGTTTTCGCCTGCAGAAAAACGATGCCTTGATGGATTAAAACAGCTTCAGAAATTCCCTGTCAATTATCATCTCCTTGTTTCCACTCAG GTTGGGAAACGTCTTAGACATCTGACGAAGCATCCCAGGAAGAAGATCCGGGAGCTGGCTTCCATGTTGATTGGATTATGGAAGGACATCATAGTTGAGGAAGCAGCTAGTGATAAGAAAAATGGGAGCTCGGATAAAAAAGACTCTGAAAAAAGTGTAGAGACTTCTGAGTCAGTTAAGGTTCAGAAAGGAAATTCTGTGAAGGTTGAGGAGACTTGCAAAGGTGGGACTGTTAAGCTTGAGAGGAATAATTCTAGCACAACCCGAAAGTTGGAGAAAGTTGTTGATTCTGAAACTTCGTCATCTGCAAAAAGAACCAAAGGTGCTGATGGTGTCAAGATGAAGAACAATTCTGTTGTCGAATCTATAAGAGTTGAAGAGAAAGTAAATAAAGAAGTGAGTGGTACCGGTGATTTGGGAAAAGCTGCATCTAATGGGGTTTCTCCCCCCAAGATGTCTTCTGTCCTTCTCTGTAAGGATCCCTTGCGTGACAAAATTCGGGAACTTTTATCAGAAGCTTTATTGAAAGTCTCTGGTGAAATTAGTGAAGATCAGAGGGAAGCAGCAGATGCTGTAGACCCTTACAGACTTGCTGTTTCATTAGAGTCTGTATTGCATGAGAATTGGGGCAAATCTAATGGCCGGCAAAAGATCAAGTACAGATCAGTTGTATTTAATTTAAAGGATCAGCATAATCCTGATTTCAGGAGAAAAGTTTTTCTTGGACATATCAAGCCAGAGCAAGTTGTTGACATGACTCCTGAAGAAATGGCAAGCGACGACAGGCAACGCCAGAACCaagaaatcaaagaaaaagcCTTGTTTGATTGTGAGCGTGGAGCAAAGCGACAGGCCAGTACTAACCAATTCAGGTGCAGTCGGTGTGGGAAAAATGAGTGCACTTATTACCAGATGCAGACTCGGAGCGCTGACGAACCTATGACTACCTATGTAACATGTGTCAACTGTGATAAACACTGGAAGTTCTGTTAA
- the LOC108222865 gene encoding uncharacterized protein LOC108222865: MSGQANSQVRKVRCPKCMLVLRELPEVPIYRCGGCSAILQAKKRGKDLQCTGSQAHEADAKHTNEVEITSDNPVMEESVIDKFPKRVDSITDDRIQLLGEINKSNQLCGSDPIQENEGSSTEARVRVEAEEGKLPSYQYGAADQDKDSDNSGSKEMLSFSELNQHDSNSLVSQVHNHDSESSVSSPKVETQSRHSSSEYNCGENEVSENDLENATGKSTAGIETENPGSSEDNCDGGKKVFENELQTTSENPSTNNEELEEVHAEGEGGADGRNPGSCCEIADLAPESIAPKEADTCETSFDQSGTEVHFKSEYDDEKSGEVSLSNKVLSSPKLNHLENDLSVPGYHMYESGISVLLSPKEVIGSGYSSPTNSNEGENVHPSKVEQVDENSESLLIITSADAETFLETVTSDQIINSDNFLSEGIPLDNFMSPHRDMQQVEGGMIPVFRHVSSDDTLGNTSHYYANGDLGVTLRSLTARKYYASSNDTEDQMSDRRFQLLKGSSEDRGPRTKILPERSEYLTSHVTSKESELHQFINSRSSLQRKKYSTRGVSRWHQDELLESARYSSPVRNRISNETDDYHSRLLFNKYSSQVHQGNSSSSDFVQEDFSTLPDNRHDLHRLELLRMVYELQDQLKRTQLSEGMPHGRFLTRPFKGKEHHFAENRKDYSDHAYHNNHGRYRQDMTWLKNREISPMVLPEDSIHYKHRVDCLCLCCRGQEQYPSAEQHPHAICYREEQSMTNARKTSRTYRCASSSHHRYAASDFSLRSQDMKPDDRQPKKHKEAQIHHIAKRHFQPIAGGAPIVACYHCSETLQLPAEFLVFKRRCHQLICGACSKVLKFSLENKIHVVQYDLISRTPLPSVSASRRDDYTLAEPGANSAHSESFSRSQSTGDNFSDTPSKFSSASSFKTPKEGSKSGSTRQSVYKNRSAVESFRSARSSSLMLDSEHSGSESEVESPLPGSALHKLMGYSSIRRLVFQ; the protein is encoded by the exons ATGAGCGGTCAGGCAAATTCTCAGGTTCGAAAGGTTAGATGTCCCAAATGCATGCTCGTTCTTCGTGAACTGCCTGAAGTTCCTATCTATAGGTGTGGAGGATGTAGTGCTATACTGCAAG CTAAAAAGCGGGGAAAGGACCTCCAATGCACAGGATCACAGGCACACGAAGCAGATGCTAAGCATACGAATGAAGTTGAGATCACTTCTGACAATCCTGTTATGGAAGAATCGGTTATAGACAAATTTCCTAAGAGGGTTGATAGTATAACAGATGACAGGATACAGTTGCTCGGTGAGATTAATAAGTCTAATCAGCTCTGTGGTTCAGATCCAATTCAAGAGAATGAAGGCTCATCAACAGAAGCCAGAGTACGTGTTGAGGCAGAGGAAGGTAAATTGCCTTCTTACCAATATGGCGCAGCAGATCAAGATAAGGATTCTGACAATAGTGGCTCAAAAGAAATGTTGTCGTTCTCTGAGCTAAATCAGCACGACAGCAATTCATTGGTATCACAAGTACACAATCATGATAGTGAATCATCTGTATCATCACCAAAAGTAGAGACTCAAAGTCGGCACTCATCATCAGAGTATAACTGCGGAGAAAATGAAGTGTCTGAAAACGACTTAGAGAATGCTACTGGAAAATCTACAGCAGGAATAGAGACTGAAAATCCAGGCTCATCAGAAGATAACTGTGATGGAGGTAAAAAAGTATTTGAGAATGAACTACAAACTACTTCTGAAAATCCTTCCACTAATAACGAAGAATTAGAAGAAGTCCATGCTGAAGGTGAAGGTGGTGCAGACGGCAGGAATCCCGGTTCATGTTGTGAGATTGCAGACTTGGCACCAGAAAGCATAGCACCTAAAGAAGCAGATACATGTGAAACTTCTTTTGACCAATCTGGCACAGAAGTCCACTTTAAATCTGAATATGATGATGAGAAGTCAGGAGAAGTAAGCCTGTCAAACAAAGTCTTGTCTTCACCTAAGCTTAATCATCTTGAGAATGATCTAAGTGTGCCTGGATATCATATGTATGAGAGTGGAATATCAGTGTTGTTGTCACCTAAGGAAGTGATTGGAAGTGGATACTCATCACCAACTAATAGCAATGAAg GTGAGAATGTTCATCCTTCAAAAGTAGAGCAAGTGGATGAGAATAGCGAGAGTCTTTTAATCATAACAAGCGCAGATGCAGAAACTTTTCTGGAAACTGTGACCAGTGATCAAATCATCAATTCTGACAATTTCTTGAGTGAAGGCATTCCATTAGATAATTTCATGTCTCCTCATCGAGACATGCAGCAAGTTGAGGGTGGTATGATCCCTGTTTTTCGGCATGTAAGCTCAGATGATACTTTGGGAAACACATCCCATTACTATGCTAACGGTGACTTGGGTGTTACACTCAGATCTTTGACAGCCAGAAAGTACTATGCATCTAGTAATGACACTGAAGATCAAATGTCAGATAGACGCTTCCAACTATTGAAGGGAAGTTCAGAGGATAGAGGTCCCCGTACGAAGATATTGCCGGAAAGGAGTGAATATCTAACGAGTCATGTGACTAGTAAGGAGTCAGAACTTCATCAATTTATCAATTCCAGATCATCTTTACAAAGAAAGAAATATTCTACCAGAGGAGTGAGTAGGTGGCATCAAGATGAGCTTCTCGAAAGTGCAAGATACAGCTCTCCGGTAAGAAATAGGATAAGCAATGAGACAGATGACTACCATTCTAGACTATTGTTCAACAAATATAGCTCTCAAGTTCACCAAGGAAACAGCagctcttcagattttgtgcaAGAAGATTTTTCTACTCTGCCTGATAACCGCCATGACCTACACAGACTGGAACTACTGAGGATGGTCTATGAACTGCAAGATCAACTCAAGAGAACTCAATTATCTGAAGGGATGCCACATGGAAGATTTTTAACCAGACCTTTCAAGGGAAAAGAGCATCACTTTGCTGAAAATAGGAAAGACTATAGTGATCATGCTTATCACAACAATCACGGAAGGTACAGACAAGATATGACTTGGCTAAAAAATAGAGAAATCTCACCAATGGTTTTGCCTGAGGACTCGATACACTACAAGCACCGAGTTGATTGCTTGTGTTTGTGCTGTCGCGGCCAAGAGCAGTATCCCTCAGCAGAGCAACATCCACATGCCATCTGCTACCGTGAAGAACAGTCTATGACCAATGCCAGAAAGACTAGCAGAACATACCGTTGTGCTTCTTCAAGCCATCACCGTTATGCAGCATCTGACTTTTCTTTAAGGAGCCAGGATATGAAGCCAGATGATCGACAGCCCAAAAAGCACAAGGAGGCACAGATTCATCACATAGCGAAGCGGCATTTCCAACCAATTGCAGGTGGAGCTCCTATTGTTGCTTGTTATCATTGCTCTGAAACGCTGCAGCTACCTGCAGAGTTCCTTGTATTTAAAAGGAGATGCCACCAGTTAATCTGCGGTGCTTGTTCAAAGGTGCTGAAATTCtctctggaaaacaaaattcaTGTCGTTCAGTATGATCTCATTTCTAGAACTCCTCTACCAAGTGTGAGTGCATCTAGGAGAGATGACTATACACTCGCTGAACCAGGGGCCAATTCTGCTCATTCCGAATCATTCAGTAGAAGTCAGTCTACAGGAGATAATTTCTCTGACACTCCCAGTAAATTTTCATCCGCGAGCTCTTTTAAGACCCCAAAAGAGGGTTCTAAATCTGGAAGTACGAGACAGTCTGTATATAAGAACAGAAGTGCTGTGGAAAGCTTCAGATCCGCACGATCCTCATCTCTTATGCTCGACTCTGAGCACTCGGGTTCTGAAAGCGAGGTAGAGTCGCCACTTCCTGGCTCTGCACTACATAAGCTTATGGGGTATTCTTCCATACGTCGCCTTGTATTCCAGTGA